One window of the Klebsiella sp. WP3-W18-ESBL-02 genome contains the following:
- a CDS encoding MFS transporter, giving the protein MARNAASAPHGLQGRPVNLRHQLAYGGGNLLGSGALAISGAWLLYFYTTFCGLTLIEAAFIFSVASVIDAISNPLMGYLTDNFGKTRLGKRFGRRRFFLLIGIPLMMFYPLLWVEGLGFWYYLGTYVMFEIIYTSVMVPYETLATEMTDDFALRSRLTGYKAIFGKLANFLAAFIPGQFILLYGKESATPFFLTGLTYGAILIAAVACLWYNSWERPREEEPQEQVKTGLLNTLLSLAKDMRSTFYLRVFRKHLGMYLCGFGAEWLFASIFTYFVIFVLQHDPAMVAGLNSLNSILQLISTALFIGLCVKKGFSKPYIMALSIVIFAVLLYTSLWFFHLPAHLATILMFGITIIFGLGTGGVYYIPWTVYTFLADVDEIYTGRRREGIYAGAMTFSGKILRSVIVFVMGAVLSYYGFQSKAHVQPESAVNAIAVVFCGGVALLALAAVVFSKQMKLDRKTHLIVLQEVARIKAGGKLEDIAPDVRAVVEDLVGHRYEECWGNSPLFKKDDAPVVVEAVSAGR; this is encoded by the coding sequence ATGGCAAGAAATGCGGCTTCAGCCCCCCACGGGCTGCAGGGAAGACCTGTCAATCTGCGCCATCAACTGGCATACGGAGGCGGAAACCTCTTGGGCAGCGGCGCGCTGGCAATCAGCGGTGCGTGGCTTCTTTACTTCTACACCACCTTCTGCGGCCTGACGTTAATCGAGGCTGCGTTTATTTTTTCCGTTGCCAGCGTCATTGACGCGATCAGTAACCCACTGATGGGTTACCTCACCGATAACTTCGGTAAAACCCGCCTTGGCAAACGCTTCGGCCGCCGCCGCTTCTTCCTGCTGATCGGCATTCCACTGATGATGTTCTACCCGCTGCTGTGGGTGGAAGGGCTGGGCTTCTGGTACTACCTGGGTACCTACGTGATGTTCGAGATCATTTATACCTCAGTCATGGTGCCTTACGAAACATTGGCGACCGAAATGACCGACGATTTCGCGTTGCGCTCCAGGCTCACCGGCTATAAAGCGATTTTTGGTAAACTGGCAAACTTCCTGGCGGCGTTTATTCCGGGGCAGTTTATCCTGCTGTACGGCAAAGAGTCGGCGACGCCGTTCTTCCTGACCGGCCTGACCTACGGTGCTATTCTGATCGCCGCTGTAGCCTGCCTGTGGTACAACAGCTGGGAGCGCCCGCGTGAAGAAGAGCCGCAGGAACAGGTGAAAACCGGGTTGCTCAACACGCTGCTGTCGCTGGCCAAAGATATGCGTTCGACGTTCTATCTGCGCGTATTCCGTAAGCACCTGGGGATGTACCTGTGTGGCTTTGGCGCCGAGTGGCTGTTCGCCTCTATCTTTACCTACTTCGTCATTTTTGTTCTCCAGCACGATCCGGCAATGGTCGCGGGGCTGAATAGCCTGAACTCCATCCTGCAGCTGATTTCCACGGCGCTGTTTATCGGCCTGTGCGTGAAAAAAGGCTTCAGTAAGCCGTACATTATGGCGCTGAGTATCGTTATTTTCGCGGTGCTGCTGTACACCTCCCTGTGGTTCTTCCATCTGCCTGCGCATCTGGCGACGATTCTGATGTTCGGCATCACAATCATCTTTGGGCTGGGGACCGGCGGCGTGTATTACATTCCGTGGACGGTTTATACCTTCCTCGCGGACGTTGATGAAATCTACACCGGTCGTCGCCGTGAAGGGATCTATGCGGGGGCGATGACCTTCTCCGGTAAAATCTTACGCTCCGTTATTGTCTTTGTGATGGGCGCTGTTCTTAGCTACTACGGCTTCCAGTCGAAAGCGCATGTACAGCCGGAAAGCGCGGTGAACGCCATTGCGGTGGTCTTCTGCGGTGGCGTTGCGCTGCTGGCGCTGGCGGCGGTGGTCTTCAGTAAGCAGATGAAGCTGGATCGCAAAACCCATCTCATCGTGCTGCAGGAAGTGGCGCGAATCAAGGCCGGCGGCAAGCTGGAAGACATTGCGCCGGACGTGCGAGCGGTGGTGGAAGATCTGGTTGGTCACCGCTATGAAGAGTGCTGGGGCAACAGTCCACTGTTCAAAAAAGACGACGCGCCGGTTGTGGTTGAAGCGGTCTCCGCCGGGCGCTAA
- a CDS encoding glycoside hydrolase family 105 protein produces MKVWPVKHSPLLRQPEHFISREELKALIQTVTNNLVNIKDETGQFLLRLDDGRVIDTKGWAGWEWTHGVGLYGIYQYYQQTGDVAMRDIIDSWFADRFAEGATTKNVNTMAPFLTLAYRYEETGNPAYLPWLDSWAEWAMHEMPRTDYGGMQHITLAEENHQQMWDDTLMMTVLPLAKIGKLLNRPEYVEEAVYQFLLHVQNLMDRETGLWFHGWNYDGHHNFAHARWARGNSWLTIVIPDFLELVDLPENNATRRYLVQVLNAQIAALAKCQHESGLWHTLLDDPHSYLEASATAGFAYGILKAVRKRYVGQEYAEVAEKAMKGIVKHVSPEGELLQTSFGTGMGSNLDFYREIPLTSMPYGQAMAILCLTEYLRKFF; encoded by the coding sequence ATGAAAGTTTGGCCCGTCAAACATAGCCCATTATTACGTCAACCGGAGCATTTTATCTCCCGGGAAGAGCTGAAAGCCTTGATTCAGACGGTGACGAACAATCTGGTGAATATCAAGGATGAGACTGGTCAATTTCTGCTGCGTCTTGACGATGGTCGCGTGATCGATACCAAAGGATGGGCAGGCTGGGAATGGACGCACGGCGTAGGGCTGTACGGTATCTATCAGTACTACCAGCAGACCGGCGATGTCGCGATGCGCGACATCATCGATAGCTGGTTCGCCGATCGCTTTGCGGAAGGCGCGACCACCAAGAACGTGAATACCATGGCGCCGTTCCTGACGCTGGCCTATCGCTACGAAGAGACCGGTAACCCGGCCTATTTACCCTGGCTGGACAGCTGGGCTGAGTGGGCAATGCACGAGATGCCGCGCACCGACTACGGCGGCATGCAGCACATCACGCTGGCGGAAGAAAACCATCAGCAGATGTGGGACGATACGTTGATGATGACCGTGCTGCCGTTGGCGAAAATCGGCAAGCTGCTGAATCGCCCTGAGTACGTCGAAGAAGCGGTGTATCAGTTCCTGCTGCACGTGCAGAATCTGATGGATCGCGAGACCGGTCTGTGGTTCCACGGCTGGAACTATGACGGCCACCATAATTTTGCTCACGCCCGCTGGGCCCGCGGCAACAGCTGGCTGACCATCGTGATCCCTGACTTCCTGGAGCTGGTGGATCTGCCGGAGAACAATGCGACGCGGCGTTATCTGGTGCAGGTGCTGAACGCGCAGATTGCCGCGCTGGCGAAATGCCAGCACGAAAGCGGTCTGTGGCACACGCTGCTCGACGATCCTCATTCCTACCTGGAAGCGTCGGCCACCGCAGGCTTTGCCTACGGCATTCTGAAGGCGGTGCGTAAGCGCTATGTGGGCCAGGAGTATGCCGAAGTCGCGGAAAAAGCGATGAAAGGCATCGTGAAGCACGTTTCCCCGGAAGGTGAGCTGCTGCAAACTTCCTTTGGTACCGGCATGGGGTCAAACCTCGATTTCTACCGTGAAATTCCGTTGACCTCCATGCCGTACGGGCAGGCGATGGCGATACTGTGCCTGACGGAATATCTGCGTAAGTTCTTCTAA